One region of Wyeomyia smithii strain HCP4-BCI-WySm-NY-G18 chromosome 3, ASM2978416v1, whole genome shotgun sequence genomic DNA includes:
- the LOC129732305 gene encoding uncharacterized protein LOC129732305, whose amino-acid sequence MYHKENRQLFNQHKIALPPKVCQTRWNVWYILMKYLKSLEGTPFLALLQNKDPYIDFSCQWNFIRKFCEAFEPVFVLTLKTQKNHVPLTDFYAEWLVCQAQLNGCSEENILARKLLAAMESRMKTLRNSMPFKVCIYMDPRFNFFGSNRLGNNEKSEVQQYLLALNAKLNDIAGLNTEICEENADTTRASSDDFVEQYLTHLFHEDTVTTQHGFISSDPFLKEIIKLESRTKVPIVSPQEPGLTPSGRSQVNFDIMQYWKQRKFANPNIYRLAIALLSVPSTQVTVERLFSQLKLVLTDSRTCLSDKMISDIMLLKMNSSLWPRIIDIIEAEIDEKNNF is encoded by the exons atgtaccaTAAGGAGAATCGGCAGCTCTTCAATCAACACAAAATAGCGCTTCCACCGAAGGTATGCCAAACCCGATGGAatgtttggtacattttgatgaAATACCTGAAGAGTCTCGAAGGAACGCCATTTTTGGCATTACTTCAAAACAAGGACCCATACATCG ATTTTTCGTGTCAATGGAACTTCATCCGGAAGTTTTGTGAAGCTTTTGAGCCAGTTTTCGTATTGACATTGAAGACACAGAAGAATCACGTGCCGCTTACCGATTTTTACGCGGAATGGCTAGTATGCCAAGCACAGCTTAATGGCTGCTCTGAAGAAAACATCCTCGCCAGAAAACTGTTGGCAGCTATGGAAAGCCGAATGAAGACGCTACGGAACAGTATGCCATTTAAAGTGTGCATATACATGGATCCACGATTTAACTTTTTCGGATCGAACAGACTTGGCAATAATGAAAAGTCAGAAGTACAG cAATATCTCCTTGCTTTAAATGCTAAACTGAACGATATTGCAGGTTTGAATACAGAAATCTGTGAGGAAAATGCAGATACAACAAGAGCATCGTCTGACGATTTTGTAGAGCAATATCTTACTCACCTATTCCACGAAGACACTGTAACGACCCAACATGGTTTTATTAGTAGTGATCCTTTTCTTAAGGAAATCATAAAACTAGAAAGTCGAACAAAAGTACCAATAGTGTCTCCGCAGGAACCAGGGTTGACTCCTTCTGGAAGAAGTCAAGTAAACTTTGACATAATGCAATATTGGAAACAACGAAAATTTGCCAATCCTAATATATACCGCTTAGCCATAGCATTGTTATCTGTACCGTCCACCCAAGTCACTGTTGAAAGGCTTTTCAGTCAGCTGAAACTGGTGTTGACTGATTCTAGAACATGCTTAAGCGATAAGATGATAAGCGATATCAT